A genomic segment from Tachysurus fulvidraco isolate hzauxx_2018 chromosome 21, HZAU_PFXX_2.0, whole genome shotgun sequence encodes:
- the LOC113634929 gene encoding lysophosphatidic acid receptor 6-like yields the protein MDLINNTAIQTPINCTVDTRYRFTYYQISYSLIFTCGLASNGMALWCLWLTPWSVTSTMVYMANLAVVDLFFILSLPLRIYYYYNRSHSMAWSPGSVFCQLTFTLKYISMYGGIFFLACIGLDRYFAVTRPVLRRPKQLHNACMISTTIWLMVLALSLALPFMHSADSKIHRACLLDLSLGQNQTFILAALGLVLVAFLLPALLLLFSYCRVLRVLGRMPYRGKRRHRRTLSLIYCVLGIFLLCFAPYHINLLCYTLTQVGVVSSCVLAKFAGSLHPIMLSLASTNCCLNPLVYYCSSSLVQKDATRGQSNQETESSFRSRRKQLMGKISP from the coding sequence ATGGATCTGATAAATAACACAGCCATTCAGACACCAATCAACTGTACTGTAGACACAAGGTACCGCTTCACCTATTACCAGATCTCCTACAGCCTCATCTTCACATGCGGTTTGGCCAGCAATGGCATGGCACTCTGGTGTTTGTGGCTCACGCCATGGTCTGTCACCAGCACTATGGTCTACATGGCTAACTTGGCCGTCGTGGACCTCTTCTTCATTCTTTCCCTTCCACTGCGCATCTATTATTACTACAACCGTTCACACAGCATGGCTTGGTCTCCTGGAAGTGTTTTCTGCCAGCTGACCTTCACCCTCAAATACATAAGCATGTACGGAGGTATCTTTTTCCTGGCATGCATAGGGCTGGACCGCTACTTTGCCGTGACGCGCCCTGTGCTGCGGCGCCCGAAGCAATTACATAATGCCTGCATGATCAGCACTACAATCTGGTTAATGGTGCTAGCACTTAGCTTGGCACTTCCATTCATGCACTCTGCAGACTCAAAAATTCACAGAGCATGCCTACTTGACCTATCCTTGGGGCAAAATCAAACCTTCATCTTGGCAGCTCTGGGCCTGGTACTGGTTGCATTCCTGTTGCCTGCACTCCTTCTGCTGTTCAGCTACTGCCGTGTGTTGCGTGTGCTTGGCAGAATGCCTTACCGTGGGAAAAGACGCCACCGacgaacactctctctcatctaCTGCGTGCTGGGCATCTTTCTGCTCTGCTTTGCACCATACCACATCAACCTTCTGTgttacactctcacacaagtTGGTGTTGTATCCAGCTGTGTTTTGGCTAAATTTGCAGGCTCATTGCACCCAATCATGCTCTCACTGGCCAGCACCAACTGCTGCCTCAACCCACTGGTGTACTACTGCTCCAGCAGCCTGGTGCAAAAAGATGCTACCAGAGGCCAAAGCAATCAGGAAACGGAGTCTAGCTTTAGGTCTAGACGGAAACAGCTTATGGGAAAAATTTCACCATGA